The proteins below are encoded in one region of Corynebacterium sphenisci DSM 44792:
- a CDS encoding DUF2631 domain-containing protein, whose translation MAQTHQKEEFYNGVSTLDEPSAKWGWHDLGKGAMQKAGWVSVLFIFGMLIGNHHGRVEDLWLISIGVVLIIGLLLHAFAPRGHQVHTVTARNKPQGHVEPNWCADQAAGTGVYAELTDRQARAWNRIAAHPANEAEAITAAEPKA comes from the coding sequence GTGGCCCAGACCCATCAGAAGGAAGAGTTCTACAACGGCGTCAGCACGCTGGACGAGCCGTCGGCCAAGTGGGGGTGGCATGACCTCGGCAAGGGGGCCATGCAGAAGGCCGGCTGGGTGTCGGTGCTCTTCATCTTCGGCATGCTGATCGGCAACCACCACGGCCGGGTCGAGGACCTCTGGCTGATCTCCATCGGCGTGGTGCTGATCATCGGCCTGCTGCTGCACGCCTTCGCCCCGCGCGGCCACCAGGTGCACACGGTCACCGCCCGCAACAAGCCGCAGGGCCACGTGGAGCCGAACTGGTGCGCCGACCAGGCCGCCGGCACCGGCGTCTACGCCGAGCTCACCGACCGCCAGGCCCGCGCCTGGAACCGGATCGCCGCGCACCCGGCCAACGAGGCCGAGGCGATCACCGCCGCCGAGCCCAAGGCCTGA
- a CDS encoding M50 family metallopeptidase translates to MSFFLGVALFAVGIAVTIALHEWGHMTAARVFGMRVRRYFIGFGPTVASFRRRHRAAGGHVTEYGLKAVPLGGFCDIAGMTAADPVTPEEEPYAMYRRPWWARVAVLSGGVAMNLVVGVLLIYAVAVTWGLPDPDVDLSPRIAQTQCVPPAEAADGTLAECTGAGPAELAGLRAGDVVVAVGGAEVATPREVAEAVRATEDATVVLTVERVGQLMDVTVAPERVTRMVGGDAVEVAAVGIAFQAPKQRILEYDPLTAVPGSLAFTGHMFAAVWEGLLAIPGKVPGVVASVFGAERDPESPMSVVGASRFGGELAEADLWSMFVMMLANLNFFLAMFNLIPLPPLDGGHIAVVGYERLRDLLRRVRGLAPGAPVDYTRLMPVTLAFTAVLLAFGIIVIAADVVNPIRFF, encoded by the coding sequence GTGTCCTTCTTCCTCGGAGTAGCCCTCTTCGCCGTCGGCATCGCGGTGACCATCGCCCTGCACGAATGGGGCCATATGACCGCCGCGCGGGTGTTCGGGATGCGGGTGCGCCGGTACTTCATCGGCTTCGGCCCCACCGTGGCCTCGTTCCGCCGCCGGCACCGCGCCGCCGGCGGGCACGTCACCGAGTACGGGCTCAAGGCGGTGCCCCTGGGCGGCTTCTGCGATATCGCGGGCATGACCGCCGCGGACCCGGTGACCCCCGAGGAGGAGCCCTACGCCATGTACCGCCGGCCCTGGTGGGCCCGGGTGGCGGTGCTCTCCGGGGGCGTGGCGATGAACCTGGTGGTCGGGGTGCTGCTCATCTACGCGGTGGCGGTGACCTGGGGGCTGCCGGACCCGGACGTGGACCTCAGCCCCCGGATCGCGCAGACCCAGTGCGTGCCCCCGGCCGAGGCGGCCGACGGCACCCTCGCCGAATGCACCGGGGCGGGCCCCGCGGAGCTGGCCGGGCTGCGCGCCGGGGACGTGGTGGTCGCCGTCGGCGGGGCGGAGGTGGCCACCCCGCGGGAGGTCGCCGAGGCGGTGCGCGCCACCGAGGACGCCACGGTGGTGCTCACCGTGGAGCGGGTCGGCCAGCTCATGGACGTCACCGTCGCCCCGGAGCGGGTCACCCGGATGGTCGGCGGGGATGCGGTGGAGGTCGCCGCGGTGGGCATCGCCTTCCAGGCCCCGAAGCAGCGGATCCTGGAGTACGACCCGCTCACCGCGGTACCGGGGTCGCTGGCCTTCACCGGGCACATGTTCGCCGCGGTGTGGGAGGGCCTGCTCGCCATCCCGGGCAAGGTGCCCGGCGTGGTCGCCTCCGTCTTCGGCGCGGAACGCGACCCGGAGTCGCCGATGAGCGTGGTCGGCGCCTCCCGCTTCGGCGGGGAGCTCGCGGAGGCGGACCTGTGGTCCATGTTCGTGATGATGCTGGCGAACCTGAACTTCTTCCTCGCCATGTTCAACCTGATCCCGCTGCCCCCGCTGGACGGCGGCCATATCGCGGTGGTCGGCTACGAGCGGCTGCGGGATCTGCTGCGCCGGGTGCGCGGCCTGGCCCCCGGGGCGCCGGTGGACTACACCCGGCTGATGCCGGTGACCCTCGCCTTCACCGCGGTGCTGCTGGCCTTCGGGATCATCGTCATCGCCGCCGACGTGGTCAACCCGATCCGCTTCTTCTAG
- a CDS encoding penicillin-binding transpeptidase domain-containing protein, with product MEFPGSPRRRLGGLLLALALLAGAVACTPRPEDGREVLERFLTALAAADIPGAAELTDRPEAAEEDLGLAWRALDASYLEHGIARIDGDGAQSTAEVDLDWALGGDRRWRYRTTMALARVRGQWLLRWQPSALHPRLGANQHPALRTLPADRATVVGSDGAELLRPGTVHRVILDRDVADSAQGAVNRIATVVNNGFAADPQGPRVDARAVGAAAAGGSGPFSVIVLPGDAPGRIREQLAEIPGVRVNDEAAMVRPDPGFAPELMSRVEDLVAEGPAGVDGWAVVAASPDGATVSELHRVAPRAAEAVRASIDKSVQDAAQAAVDTRADAETMLVAIRPSTGEVLAVAQTRKADERGDLALTGQFPPGSTFKIITAGAGIALAGLDPGATVPCPGTMEIGNRVVTNYNGSGVGDTSLDAAFARSCNTTFGNIAHSLAPGQLKEQAAAFGLGVDYRIPGLTTFTGSVSEGTDEAERTDAGYGQGLDLASPFGMALVAATVARGGTPAPTLLPAAGTWSSRASRPLDPAVLAGLRSMMRSVVTSGTATAIAGRGEVRGKTGEAEAPGGSHAWFTGYRGDLAFATLIVHGGGSEHAVAVTDRFLELLDEAAELTPAP from the coding sequence ATGGAGTTCCCCGGGTCCCCGCGCCGCCGACTGGGCGGGCTGCTGCTGGCGCTGGCGCTGCTCGCCGGCGCGGTGGCCTGCACCCCGCGCCCGGAGGACGGCCGGGAGGTGCTGGAGCGCTTCCTCACCGCCCTGGCCGCCGCGGACATCCCCGGCGCCGCGGAGCTCACCGACCGCCCGGAGGCCGCCGAGGAGGATCTCGGCCTGGCCTGGCGGGCCCTGGACGCGTCCTACCTGGAGCACGGGATCGCCCGGATCGACGGCGACGGGGCGCAGTCCACCGCGGAGGTGGACCTGGACTGGGCCCTCGGCGGCGACCGGCGCTGGCGCTATCGCACCACCATGGCCCTGGCCCGGGTGCGCGGGCAGTGGCTGCTGCGCTGGCAGCCCTCCGCGCTGCACCCCCGGCTGGGCGCCAACCAGCACCCGGCGCTGCGCACCCTGCCCGCGGACCGGGCCACCGTGGTCGGCTCCGACGGGGCGGAGCTGCTGCGCCCGGGCACCGTGCACCGGGTGATCCTGGACCGCGACGTCGCCGACTCCGCGCAGGGCGCGGTGAACCGGATCGCCACCGTGGTGAACAACGGCTTCGCCGCGGACCCGCAGGGCCCGCGGGTGGACGCCCGCGCGGTCGGCGCCGCCGCCGCCGGCGGGAGCGGGCCCTTCTCCGTGATCGTGCTGCCCGGCGACGCCCCGGGGCGGATCCGGGAGCAGCTGGCGGAGATCCCGGGGGTGCGGGTCAATGACGAGGCGGCGATGGTGCGCCCGGATCCCGGTTTCGCCCCGGAGCTGATGAGCCGGGTGGAGGACCTCGTCGCCGAGGGCCCGGCCGGGGTCGACGGCTGGGCGGTGGTGGCCGCCAGCCCGGACGGGGCCACGGTCAGCGAACTGCACCGGGTGGCCCCGCGGGCCGCGGAGGCGGTGCGGGCGAGCATCGACAAGTCGGTGCAGGACGCCGCGCAGGCGGCGGTGGACACCCGCGCCGACGCGGAGACCATGCTGGTGGCGATCCGGCCCTCCACCGGGGAGGTGCTCGCCGTGGCGCAGACCCGCAAGGCCGATGAGCGCGGGGACCTGGCGCTCACCGGGCAGTTCCCGCCCGGGTCCACCTTCAAGATCATCACCGCCGGGGCGGGCATCGCGCTGGCCGGGCTGGACCCCGGGGCCACGGTGCCCTGCCCGGGCACCATGGAGATCGGCAACCGGGTGGTCACCAACTACAACGGCTCCGGGGTGGGCGACACCAGCCTGGACGCCGCCTTCGCCAGGTCCTGCAACACCACCTTCGGCAATATCGCGCACTCCCTGGCGCCGGGGCAGCTCAAGGAGCAGGCCGCCGCCTTCGGCCTCGGCGTGGACTACCGGATCCCGGGGCTGACCACCTTCACCGGCTCGGTGTCCGAGGGAACCGACGAGGCCGAGCGCACCGACGCCGGCTACGGCCAGGGCCTGGACCTGGCCAGCCCCTTCGGCATGGCCCTGGTCGCCGCCACCGTCGCCCGCGGCGGCACGCCCGCGCCGACGCTGCTGCCGGCGGCCGGCACCTGGTCCTCCCGGGCCTCCCGGCCGCTGGACCCGGCGGTGCTCGCCGGGCTGCGCTCGATGATGCGCTCGGTGGTCACCTCCGGCACCGCCACCGCGATCGCCGGCCGCGGGGAGGTGCGCGGCAAGACCGGGGAGGCGGAGGCCCCGGGCGGCTCGCACGCCTGGTTCACCGGCTACCGCGGGGACCTGGCCTTCGCCACGCTCATCGTGCACGGCGGCGGCTCGGAGCATGCGGTGGCGGTCACGGACCGCTTCCTGGAGCTGCTCGACGAGGCCGCGGAACTCACCCCGGCACCCTGA
- the map gene encoding type I methionyl aminopeptidase, which produces MSTRSPLKQQPPTPIRTVPPSIPRPEYAWRDSVREGVGEPLVQSAEDIAAMRETSRIAADALQAAGEACVPGNTTDEVDRVVHEYLLDHGAYPSTLGYRGFPKSCCVSLNEIVCHGIPGTQVIEEGDIVNVDVTAYKDGVHGDTNATYYAGEVAEEHRLLVERTYNAMMRGITAIRPGREINVIGRVIEAYTRRFGYQVVRDFTGHGVGTTFHNGLVVLHYDEPSQDTLLEPGMTLTVEPMVNLGGLDYRIWEDGWTVQNTDGAWTAQFEHTVLVTEDGHEILTLPSEGAVDPARR; this is translated from the coding sequence ATGAGCACGCGCAGCCCCCTGAAGCAGCAGCCCCCGACGCCGATCCGCACCGTGCCGCCGTCGATTCCGCGGCCGGAGTACGCCTGGCGGGACAGCGTCCGGGAGGGCGTCGGGGAGCCGCTGGTGCAGTCCGCGGAGGACATCGCCGCGATGCGGGAGACCTCCCGGATCGCCGCGGACGCGCTGCAGGCCGCGGGGGAGGCGTGCGTGCCCGGCAACACCACCGACGAGGTGGACCGGGTGGTGCACGAGTACCTGCTCGACCACGGTGCCTACCCCTCCACCCTGGGCTACCGGGGCTTCCCCAAGTCCTGCTGCGTCTCCCTCAACGAGATCGTCTGCCACGGCATCCCCGGCACCCAGGTGATCGAGGAGGGCGACATCGTCAACGTCGACGTCACCGCCTACAAGGACGGGGTGCACGGCGACACCAACGCCACCTACTACGCCGGGGAGGTCGCCGAGGAGCACCGGCTGCTGGTGGAGCGCACCTACAACGCGATGATGCGCGGGATCACGGCGATCCGGCCCGGCCGGGAGATCAACGTGATCGGCCGGGTGATCGAGGCCTACACCCGCCGCTTCGGCTACCAGGTGGTGCGCGACTTCACCGGGCACGGGGTGGGCACCACCTTCCACAACGGGCTGGTGGTGCTGCACTACGACGAACCCTCCCAGGACACCCTGCTGGAGCCGGGGATGACGCTCACCGTGGAGCCCATGGTGAACCTCGGCGGCCTGGACTACCGGATCTGGGAGGACGGCTGGACGGTGCAGAACACCGACGGGGCCTGGACCGCCCAGTTCGAGCACACCGTGCTGGTCACCGAGGACGGCCACGAGATCCTCACCCTGCCCAGCGAGGGCGCCGTGGACCCGGCGCGGCGCTAG
- a CDS encoding cobyric acid synthase, whose amino-acid sequence MAAPAALIAGCTSDAGKSVLVAGLCRLLARRGVDVAPFKAQNMSNNCAVTPDGGEIGRAQALQAAACGLAPSVDFNPVLLKPEAEAVSQVVVRGRAAGRVGARDYRGRRRELRGVVADALAGLRERHEVVICEGAGSPAEVNLRDSDIANMGLAEAAGLPVVVVGDIDRGGVLAHFVGTHAILDPADRERITGFAVNRFRGDPGLLAPGLAEVTRCTGVPVLGVVPELPGLWVDAEDSLAARVGAPVGPGAAPLGAEALEVAAIRLPRVSNATDVEALAVEPGVRVRWTVDPLDALAADLVVLPGTKSTIADLAWLRRTGLAAAIAARAGRGVPVLGICGGFQMLCRGIEDRVESGAGAVAGLGLLDVDIAFGEDKILRRHPGGSYEVRQGRVIRSAEATWPHGEGAVRGPVRGTHRHGLLEEDPVRRRLLAEVAAEAGKDGFRVSPGTSFRAARERQLDLLADAVRDHLAGPGLAAATGIAQLDPAG is encoded by the coding sequence GTGGCCGCCCCGGCCGCGCTCATCGCCGGCTGCACCTCCGACGCCGGCAAATCCGTGCTCGTCGCCGGGCTGTGCCGGCTGCTCGCCCGGCGGGGCGTGGACGTGGCGCCGTTCAAGGCGCAGAACATGTCCAACAACTGCGCGGTGACCCCCGACGGCGGGGAGATCGGCCGCGCCCAGGCGCTGCAGGCCGCCGCCTGCGGGCTGGCGCCCTCGGTGGACTTCAACCCGGTGCTGCTCAAACCCGAGGCGGAGGCGGTGAGCCAGGTGGTGGTGCGCGGCCGGGCCGCCGGCCGGGTCGGCGCCCGGGACTACCGGGGCCGGCGCCGGGAGCTGCGCGGGGTGGTCGCCGACGCCCTCGCCGGGCTGCGGGAGCGCCATGAGGTGGTGATCTGCGAGGGCGCGGGCAGCCCCGCGGAGGTGAACCTGCGCGACTCCGACATCGCCAACATGGGCCTGGCGGAGGCCGCGGGGCTGCCGGTGGTGGTGGTCGGCGACATCGACCGGGGCGGGGTGCTCGCCCATTTCGTGGGCACCCACGCGATCCTGGACCCGGCGGACCGGGAGCGGATCACCGGGTTCGCGGTGAACCGCTTCCGCGGCGACCCGGGCCTGCTCGCCCCCGGGCTGGCGGAGGTCACCCGGTGCACCGGGGTGCCGGTGCTGGGGGTGGTCCCGGAGCTGCCCGGGCTGTGGGTGGACGCGGAGGACTCGCTGGCCGCCCGGGTCGGCGCCCCGGTGGGCCCGGGGGCCGCCCCGCTGGGCGCCGAGGCCCTGGAGGTCGCCGCGATCCGGCTGCCCCGGGTGTCCAACGCCACCGACGTGGAGGCCCTCGCCGTGGAGCCGGGGGTGCGGGTGCGCTGGACCGTCGACCCGCTCGACGCGCTCGCCGCGGATCTGGTGGTGCTGCCCGGCACCAAGTCCACGATCGCCGACCTGGCCTGGCTGCGCCGCACCGGCCTGGCCGCGGCGATCGCGGCGCGGGCGGGCCGCGGCGTGCCGGTGCTGGGCATCTGCGGCGGGTTCCAGATGCTCTGCCGGGGCATCGAGGACCGGGTCGAGTCCGGGGCGGGGGCGGTGGCCGGGCTGGGCCTGCTCGACGTGGACATCGCCTTCGGGGAGGACAAGATCCTGCGCCGGCACCCGGGCGGCTCCTACGAGGTGCGCCAGGGCCGGGTCATCCGCAGCGCCGAGGCGACCTGGCCGCATGGCGAGGGCGCGGTGCGCGGCCCGGTGCGCGGCACCCACCGGCACGGGCTGCTCGAGGAGGACCCGGTGCGCCGCCGGCTGCTCGCCGAGGTCGCCGCGGAGGCCGGCAAGGACGGCTTCCGGGTCAGCCCGGGCACCTCCTTCCGCGCGGCGCGGGAGCGCCAGCTGGACCTGCTCGCCGACGCGGTGCGCGATCACCTGGCCGGGCCCGGGTTGGCCGCGGCCACCGGGATCGCGCAGCTCGACCCGGCCGGCTGA
- the mtr gene encoding mycothione reductase, whose amino-acid sequence MTPTEHYDVVIIGTGSGNAIPSPAYDGLRIALIEEGRFGGTCLNVGCIPTKMYVLAADAARGAQRAARLGVDAEVTGVDWEAIRERVFAHRIDPIAAGGEAYRRGPETPNIDVYDGHAEFTGPRTLRTARGGEEVTVSGDQVIIAAGSRTNIPPVVADSGVRYRTNADVMRMPRLPEEMIILGAGYIAAEFAHVFSALGTRVHVINRSALMVRHCDESIARRFTELAGGRWTHHAETEITALAEDGDRIRAELSDGTTLVADELLVATGRRPNGDLMNLPAAGVGVHDDGRIIVDAHGRTTAEGVWALGDASSPHQLKHVANHEAAVVFHNVLATRAGAGADAPLRTLDHGPVPSAIFSDPQIGQVGMTEAEAREWAARTGASITVKVQDYGDVAYGWALEDEHGFLKLIADRRTGELLGAHVIGEQAATLVQQLVQLMAFGIDCRAAARDQYWIHPALPELIENALLGLEFDEPA is encoded by the coding sequence ATGACCCCCACCGAGCACTACGACGTCGTCATCATCGGCACCGGCTCCGGCAACGCGATCCCCTCCCCCGCCTACGACGGGCTGCGGATCGCGCTCATCGAGGAGGGCCGCTTCGGCGGCACCTGCCTCAACGTCGGCTGCATCCCGACGAAGATGTACGTGCTCGCCGCCGACGCCGCCCGCGGCGCCCAGCGCGCCGCCCGGCTCGGGGTCGACGCCGAGGTCACCGGGGTGGACTGGGAGGCGATCCGGGAGCGGGTCTTCGCCCACCGGATCGACCCGATCGCCGCCGGCGGGGAGGCCTACCGCCGGGGCCCGGAGACCCCGAACATCGACGTCTACGACGGCCACGCCGAGTTCACCGGGCCGCGCACGCTGCGCACCGCCCGCGGCGGCGAGGAGGTCACGGTCAGCGGGGATCAGGTGATCATCGCCGCCGGGTCGCGCACCAACATCCCCCCGGTGGTGGCCGATTCCGGGGTGCGGTACCGCACCAACGCCGACGTGATGCGGATGCCGCGGCTGCCGGAGGAGATGATCATCCTCGGCGCCGGCTACATCGCCGCGGAGTTCGCGCACGTCTTCTCCGCCCTGGGCACCCGGGTGCACGTGATCAACCGCTCGGCGCTCATGGTGCGGCACTGCGACGAGTCCATCGCCCGCCGCTTCACCGAGCTCGCCGGGGGGCGCTGGACCCACCACGCGGAAACCGAGATCACCGCCCTCGCCGAGGACGGCGACCGGATCCGGGCGGAGCTCTCCGACGGCACCACCCTGGTCGCCGATGAGCTGCTGGTGGCCACCGGGCGCCGCCCCAACGGGGACCTGATGAACCTGCCCGCCGCCGGGGTCGGGGTCCACGACGACGGCCGGATCATCGTCGACGCGCATGGCCGCACCACCGCCGAGGGGGTGTGGGCGCTCGGCGACGCGTCCTCCCCGCACCAGCTCAAGCACGTGGCCAACCACGAGGCGGCGGTGGTCTTCCACAATGTGCTGGCCACCCGCGCCGGGGCCGGGGCGGATGCGCCGCTGCGCACCCTGGATCACGGCCCGGTGCCCTCGGCGATCTTCTCCGATCCGCAGATCGGCCAGGTCGGGATGACCGAGGCGGAGGCCCGGGAGTGGGCGGCGCGCACCGGCGCCTCGATCACGGTGAAGGTGCAGGACTACGGCGACGTCGCCTACGGCTGGGCCCTGGAGGACGAGCACGGCTTCCTCAAGCTGATCGCCGACCGGCGCACCGGGGAGCTGCTCGGCGCGCACGTGATCGGCGAGCAGGCCGCCACCCTGGTGCAGCAGCTGGTGCAGCTGATGGCCTTCGGCATCGACTGCCGGGCCGCGGCCCGGGACCAGTACTGGATCCACCCGGCGCTGCCGGAGCTGATCGAGAACGCGCTGCTCGGCCTGGAGTTCGACGAGCCCGCCTGA
- a CDS encoding alpha/beta hydrolase, whose protein sequence is MSDDNQRPRPDAAPDRDWAPDILGAGFTACTIDLGPDPDGETDVVATVVRHAPDGADAPGFADRDAVLLIHGMSDYFFQDHVAARLHAAGYACYAVDLRKCGRSHRPGQTRHHVTEISRYDADLDAAVDLVLAAGHPRVVPLGHSTGGLILGLWLDRIRRLAPDRHARIPGAVFNSPWLELPFTGPRLPLTKAVTATMARLRPNMWTPDKGLPAYGDSIHASRHGDWDFDLAHKPLAGFEKRFSWLDAVRRAQRRLQRGVEAGVPCLVLHSDASRLNAPYAPATDTSDAVLVVDHIVRYAPKLGSDVELVAIPGARHDVYLSREHAREQALRLTLSFLDRVTAG, encoded by the coding sequence GTGAGCGACGACAACCAGCGGCCCCGCCCCGACGCCGCGCCCGACCGGGACTGGGCCCCGGACATCCTCGGCGCGGGCTTCACCGCATGCACCATCGACCTCGGCCCGGACCCGGACGGGGAGACCGACGTGGTGGCCACCGTGGTGCGCCACGCCCCCGACGGCGCCGACGCCCCCGGGTTCGCCGACCGCGATGCGGTGCTGCTCATCCACGGGATGAGCGACTACTTCTTCCAGGACCACGTCGCGGCCCGGCTGCATGCCGCCGGCTACGCCTGCTACGCGGTGGACCTGCGCAAATGCGGGCGCTCGCACCGGCCGGGGCAGACCCGGCACCATGTCACGGAGATCTCCCGCTACGACGCGGACCTGGATGCGGCGGTGGATCTGGTGCTCGCCGCCGGCCACCCCCGGGTGGTCCCGCTGGGCCATTCCACCGGCGGGCTCATCCTGGGCCTGTGGCTGGACCGGATCCGCCGGCTGGCGCCGGACCGGCACGCCCGGATCCCGGGGGCGGTGTTCAACAGCCCCTGGCTGGAGCTGCCCTTCACCGGGCCCCGGCTGCCGCTGACCAAGGCGGTGACCGCGACCATGGCCCGGCTGCGGCCGAACATGTGGACCCCGGACAAGGGGCTGCCCGCCTACGGCGACTCCATCCACGCCTCCCGGCACGGCGACTGGGACTTCGACCTGGCCCATAAGCCGCTGGCCGGGTTCGAGAAGCGCTTCTCCTGGCTGGACGCGGTGCGCCGGGCGCAGCGCCGCCTGCAGCGCGGGGTGGAGGCGGGGGTGCCCTGCCTGGTGCTGCACTCCGACGCCTCCCGGCTCAACGCCCCCTACGCCCCGGCCACGGACACCTCGGACGCGGTGCTGGTGGTCGACCACATCGTCCGGTACGCCCCGAAGCTGGGCTCGGACGTGGAGCTGGTGGCCATCCCCGGCGCCCGCCATGACGTGTACCTCTCCCGGGAGCACGCCCGGGAGCAGGCGCTGCGGCTGACCCTGTCCTTCCTGGACCGGGTCACCGCCGGCTGA
- the mqo gene encoding malate dehydrogenase (quinone), whose protein sequence is MSQKNLPAKVGDEVDVALIGAGIMSATLGVLLKELEPAWSQIVLERLDAPAAESSSPWNNAGTGHSALCELNYTPEKRGQVDVTKALTINEQFQVSRQLWSYLVSDGVLTDPREFINPVDHTTFAQGEDQIHYMRRRYEALKEHPLFFGQELIEDNDRWAEYLPLMAEGRDFSTPVSSIRNTNGTDVNFGALTRQYLASLSDRGTEVRYGHVVTDLTRDGRKWVVTVKNRHTGDTRTIRANFVFVGAGGNALPLLQKAKIPEIRGYGGFPVSGQWLRCTNEELIGKHNAKVYGKASVGAPPMSVPHLDTRVIDGKRGLMFGPYAGWTPKFLKTGSNLDLVKALRPHNLPSMLGVGFQELGLTKYLIEEVLKNFSARMDSLREYVPAARDEDWEIINAGQRVQVIAPAKAPKFGSLEFGTAVINSADGSIAGLMGASPGASIAPAVMIKLIERCFGPKMGDWAPKIKNMVPSYGVHLSEDTALFKRVWADSEKTLKLDR, encoded by the coding sequence GTGTCCCAGAAGAACCTGCCAGCCAAGGTCGGAGATGAGGTCGATGTCGCGCTGATCGGCGCCGGCATCATGAGCGCCACGCTCGGCGTCCTCCTCAAGGAGCTGGAGCCCGCCTGGTCCCAGATCGTGCTGGAGCGCCTCGACGCCCCCGCCGCCGAGTCCTCCTCCCCGTGGAACAACGCCGGCACCGGCCACTCGGCGCTGTGCGAACTCAACTACACCCCGGAGAAGCGCGGCCAGGTCGACGTGACCAAGGCGCTGACCATCAACGAGCAGTTCCAGGTCTCCCGGCAGCTGTGGAGCTACCTGGTCTCCGACGGGGTGCTCACCGACCCGCGCGAGTTCATCAACCCGGTGGACCACACCACCTTCGCCCAGGGCGAGGACCAGATCCACTACATGCGGCGGCGCTACGAGGCGCTCAAGGAGCATCCGCTGTTCTTCGGCCAGGAGCTGATCGAGGACAACGACCGCTGGGCGGAGTACCTGCCGCTGATGGCCGAGGGCCGCGACTTCTCCACCCCGGTGTCCTCCATCCGCAACACCAACGGCACCGACGTCAACTTCGGGGCGCTGACCCGCCAGTACCTCGCCTCGCTGTCCGACCGGGGCACCGAGGTGCGCTACGGCCACGTGGTCACCGACCTCACCCGGGACGGCCGGAAGTGGGTGGTGACGGTGAAGAACCGGCATACCGGGGACACCCGCACCATCCGGGCCAACTTCGTCTTCGTCGGCGCCGGCGGCAATGCGCTGCCGCTGCTGCAGAAGGCCAAGATCCCCGAGATCCGCGGCTACGGCGGCTTCCCGGTCTCCGGGCAGTGGCTGCGCTGCACCAACGAGGAGCTGATCGGCAAGCACAACGCCAAGGTCTACGGCAAGGCCAGCGTCGGCGCGCCCCCGATGAGCGTGCCGCACCTGGACACCCGGGTCATCGACGGCAAGCGCGGCCTGATGTTCGGCCCCTACGCCGGCTGGACCCCGAAGTTCCTCAAGACCGGCTCCAACCTGGATCTGGTGAAGGCGCTGCGCCCGCACAACCTGCCCTCCATGCTCGGCGTGGGCTTCCAGGAGCTGGGCCTGACCAAGTACCTCATCGAGGAGGTGCTGAAGAACTTCTCCGCCCGGATGGACTCGCTGCGCGAGTACGTGCCCGCCGCCCGCGACGAGGACTGGGAGATCATCAACGCCGGCCAGCGGGTGCAGGTGATCGCCCCGGCGAAGGCGCCGAAGTTCGGCTCCCTGGAGTTCGGCACCGCCGTGATCAACTCCGCGGACGGCTCCATCGCCGGGCTGATGGGCGCCTCCCCGGGCGCCTCCATCGCCCCCGCGGTGATGATCAAGCTGATCGAGCGCTGCTTCGGCCCGAAGATGGGCGACTGGGCGCCGAAGATCAAGAACATGGTGCCCTCCTACGGGGTGCACCTCTCCGAGGACACCGCCCTGTTCAAGAGGGTCTGGGCCGATTCCGAGAAGACCCTCAAGCTGGATCGCTGA